Below is a window of Haloterrigena alkaliphila DNA.
CGACTTCCGATAGAAGAGCAGGTCGAACGGCTCGTCGAACCCATCGATGCGCTCGCGCGTCGCCTCCTCGTATCCCAGCGTCTCGTACAGTTCACGCGCAGCGGTCTGCGTTGCCATCGTATCGAGCACGATGTCCGTATAGCCCCGGTCGCGGGCGCGCCCCTCGAGTTCCGCGGCGATCCGCCGGCCGTACCCCCGTCGCTGGTGGTCGGGGTCGACGCGCATCCGTGTCAGTTCGACCGTCGACGCCGGAAGATCGGAGACGAAATCCGTCACGTAATCCGTCTCCTCGACCGGTCGGAACGCGCCCATCGCGACGATTCGATCCTCGCGCTCGCCGACGAGGAACTCGCCGTCCGACTCGAGGTAGGTTTCGGTGACGGCCTCGAGGTCGTCGTCCGGTCCGTCCTCGACGTAGGCACCGACGTCTCGCATGGCCGTTTCGTGCAGGTCCTGGATGCGGTCGGTATCCGCCGGCCGAACCCGGCGAACGCGGAGGTCGCCAGTCATCAATCGATCCCTCGTCGGTTCGATCGTTCCCTGACCTCGAAGAAAAGTCTTCGGACGAACGACACGTCGGTCGTCTCCTCGCTAGGTCGCAAGCGAGGGCGAACCGGTCACTCTTCGCGCTGGGCGATCTCGAGGAACGCGAGCGCGCCGCCGAGAAGCGCGGTGTTCTTCAGGAAGTGGATCAGTTCCTGCTGTTGCTGTTCCTCATCCTCCGCGTTCCAGAAGTCGTGCATCATCGGCGTGACGCCGATGAGGAAGCTGGCGACCGCCGTGGCACCGGCCACCGGGGCCCGCCAGAGGGCGACGCTGAGCCCGCCCAGCAGGAGGCTCCCGCTGATCGCGGGGACCGAAACGCGAGCCAGCGGCGTGTCCTTGGCGTCGGCGTAATCGACCCGCCCCTGGAGGTTCCGGAGGTTGTCGAGGGCGTTGAACGCGAGGATGCCGCCGAAGAGGATGCGACCGAGACGGAACATCGGCGTTTCGGTAACGGCAGATTCGGTCCCGTCGGATCGCAGGACGTCGGTGCTGTCGCTTCGCTGCTCTGGTTCTGAGAAGACGTTCATCGACAGTTCGAATCGCGGTGCCGACCGAGTTAGGGACCACCGTGGCACGTGCAGGGGAGTGATTCGTGACCCCGTCGAGTTACGGATTCGGGGGCCTCTCGAGGCGACCCTCGCGGGACCGTCCCGGTCAGACCTCGGGTCGAACGGATTCCCCCGCAGTCGTCGCTGTCGGCCGCCCCCACTATATCGGCTGAATAGATACAGGGTACCGCATATAGCCCTCCGCTGAGAGCACCGTATTATGGCTACGGTTGAGAACGTCCTCTCGTCGGTTTTCAGCACGATTCCGGAACTTCACTCCGGGCAACTCGGGTTACTCTCGGGCGTGCTCGTCGTGATCCTCTACTGGCACGGTTATCGTCGAGAGTCGCTCGCCCTTCTCACCGGGTTTTACCTACTCGCACTCGGCGTCGTCCCCGCCTCCACGAGGGGGTTGGCCGTGGTGCAGGCCAAGCCGTGGTACTTCTGCTCGCTCCTGCTCATCACCACCGTCGGCGCGATCGGCGGTCGAGCCGTCTGGACGCTCCTGTCGTTTCGAATCCGGTCGAAATCGCTGGAGAGCAGGCAGCGAGACGCTTGAACGTATGATTTTTCGAACCGGGTGACGGCGACCGAACTCATCGCAAACCTGGTCCCCCCTTACTGACGGCGTTCCTCGCCCTCATCCTCGCGGACGATCGGGGATCGGAACGCGACGTTAGCGTCACGGAGCCACCACGCAGTCTCGAGGCCGGCCCAGGTGAGTCCCGCCGCGACCCCGACGACGACGGCGGCGGCCTCGGTCACGCCGACCCAGACGGGGGCGACGAAGATCAACGCGTTGTAGAGTCGGTGAGGGAGAATCGACTCGACGATCGATCCGACGAATTCGACCGGCCGAAACCCGCCGGCGCCGGTTTCGGCGTCCCCGTCGTCGACCGTACGCGACTCGAGGCCGAGTTCCCGTGCGCTCTGGCCGCCCTCGCTCTCGGCCCCGGTCTCGAGGCGTTCGGCGTCGTAGGGCATCGTCGACTCGACCTGCCAGACGACCTCGCCGGACTCGTCGACCGCCAGCACGCGGTTGCCGTGCGTATCGGTGATCAGCGTCTTCCCGTTCGGAAGGCGGTCGGCGTCGCGGGGCCACTGGATGCGGTCGTCCTCCCACTGCCACGTGCGCGTCCACTCGCCGTCCTCACGCTGGAACTCCTGAACGCGGCCGTTCTCGGAGTCGGCGACGACGATCGCCGGACCGCCCCGCGATTCGGGGATGTAATCGGGGTTGTGTTGTTCGTGCAGGATCTCGTACTCGTTCTCGCTACCGAGCGTCCAGTTTTCGACCACTCCCTCCTCCCGATCGAGGAAGACGACCTGATCCTGGTTGCGCATGCTGACCATGATTCGACCTTCGTGTCGGCCCTCGTCGACGTACTCGACGTCGTTGATGTGGGCCCAATCGTTGGGGAACGCGTGGCCGCTCTCGAGGGCGAAATCGCTC
It encodes the following:
- a CDS encoding aryl-sulfate sulfotransferase gives rise to the protein MSARFRPPPVRPRSALTRTRVRIGLAVLVLLSAAVVVNGAAGGLSTASEEAVPRAPPTENHTVVTESGRAGTITAYEPDGDVLYYNNSRTKYFDVDPVEGDPLTVEYAATDTIHTEGPTCSDPPCARNVIERVDLETGDVEIVYERYDHKETAAEWHDADRIDERHVVVADIVADQVFIVDTETEVVEWLWDAQSDFALESGHAFPNDWAHINDVEYVDEGRHEGRIMVSMRNQDQVVFLDREEGVVENWTLGSENEYEILHEQHNPDYIPESRGGPAIVVADSENGRVQEFQREDGEWTRTWQWEDDRIQWPRDADRLPNGKTLITDTHGNRVLAVDESGEVVWQVESTMPYDAERLETGAESEGGQSARELGLESRTVDDGDAETGAGGFRPVEFVGSIVESILPHRLYNALIFVAPVWVGVTEAAAVVVGVAAGLTWAGLETAWWLRDANVAFRSPIVREDEGEERRQ
- a CDS encoding GNAT family N-acetyltransferase, yielding MTGDLRVRRVRPADTDRIQDLHETAMRDVGAYVEDGPDDDLEAVTETYLESDGEFLVGEREDRIVAMGAFRPVEETDYVTDFVSDLPASTVELTRMRVDPDHQRRGYGRRIAAELEGRARDRGYTDIVLDTMATQTAARELYETLGYEEATRERIDGFDEPFDLLFYRKSLLGEE
- a CDS encoding DoxX family protein — its product is MNVFSEPEQRSDSTDVLRSDGTESAVTETPMFRLGRILFGGILAFNALDNLRNLQGRVDYADAKDTPLARVSVPAISGSLLLGGLSVALWRAPVAGATAVASFLIGVTPMMHDFWNAEDEEQQQQELIHFLKNTALLGGALAFLEIAQREE